One Mugil cephalus isolate CIBA_MC_2020 chromosome 10, CIBA_Mcephalus_1.1, whole genome shotgun sequence genomic window carries:
- the si:dkey-30c15.10 gene encoding anillin isoform X8: MEADEESGVNVNMKRQRAPLSDSEDNIFSAPENNSGQKRRRLETAGQENCSPDSPSSSSSSSGRLTELQMKPDTPMVPSVRSRVQQLTQRREGGAPQTLRCVSDPGGDSPSVSVHDKGFREPLLGEREFSQRMERFKAPVFQPPPFSTTTPTQTESCPRTRSNLVSDIHQKLQGSTTPSSKQASRMRQEREQELNQLPFQPISENAWLKRSSSDSSIQVHGDAEAKDGSFTDAPSSGAVKASVNIGDAELGSQDETNTAEMIDQMFEEVLEYAGRMEEEERRDEDRDSGIGACTGDKDKLDTESEKEKSEEDEEVKEEEEEEEELETNGEEMLTFPPCGILSPLSKSVEAVVTPLVTPLVTPLVTPLRLAADQESNPPSLLLSPEETSPPPPPPESAPLYSIDAYRTQRQKKLPTIQSVTPGVQRRAAETSKPPASVNTKEKITALNEEAVKLQTVINQTLQALSCCTDEDHGRGSQEEAEAEKLLLVSCEKRSALLAEVARLREERISESGEEAAVEDRDYVSQQPCRGTVAITNIQLPLKVEFVCSSHGRAGRPSHYFFVLIRYGPCNIVATPLATAADAQNGDTISFPTTVTLRDIRSTFEIDVEVYSLSHTSGNSCSVDRATTKSRVTPRKLLNTITRSSNSLTSAAALPALNTRRSSNFCLVGSHKINLASLGRSKFPLDKMKLEGKIRRLLGDEFQEKVPFLSPLEGNIYLRLESHSHSNVQHQGFLTMFELISGFGVWHRRYFVLEGCNMFYWNHPNDRETKEAEGSLSLSSSPSQCVRPVKRDSCARPFTFELVNILPQQQQQQQNQDRDQDQDRDQNHSQDVVAKCWFSADTKQERLDWMEKLNQALLDFHTWNRTPAENQQPNASVSGNLRESIL; the protein is encoded by the exons ATGGAAGCAGACGAGGAAAGCGGCGTCAACGTcaacatgaagagacagagagcgcCTCTGTCCGACTCGGAAGACAACATCTTCTCAGCGCCAG agaaCAATAGTGGCCAGAAGCGGCGGCGCCTGGAGACGGCCGGTCAGGAGAACTGTAGTCCTGATTcgccgtcgtcgtcgtcgtcctcctctgGACGTCTCACTGAGCTGCAGATGAAACCAGACACACCGATGGTTCCCTCGGTCCGGTCACGAGTCCAGCAGCTCACCCAGAGACGAGAGG gaggaGCTCCTCAGACCCTGCGGTGCGTCTCGGATCCTGGAGGCGACAGTCCATCAGTCAGTGTCCATGACAAGGGCTTCAGAGAACCTCTGCTGG GTGAGAGGGAGTTCAGTCAGAGGATGGAGCGTTTCAAAGCTCCGGTTTTCCAGCCGCCCCCCTTCAGCACCACCACACCCACCCAGACTGAGTCCTGCCCCCGGACCCGTTCCAACTTAGTGAGCGACATCCATCAGAAGCTGCAGGGCTCCACGACGCCGAGCTCCAAGCAGGCGTCCCGCATGCGGCAG gaacGGGAGCAGGAGTTGAACCAGTTGCCTTTCCAGCCGATCAGTGAGAACGCCTGGTTAAAGAGGAGCAGCTCTGACTCCTCGATACAG GTTCACGGTGATGCTGAGGCGAAGGACGGCAGCTTCACCGATGCTCCGTCATCAGGAGCAGTGAAGGCGTCTGTAAATATCGGAG ATGCTGAGCTGGGCTCTCAGGACGAGACCAACACGGCCGAGATGATCGACCAGATGTTCGAGGAGGTGCTGGAGTACgcggggaggatggaggaggaggagagacgggACGAGGACCGGGACAGCGGCATCGGGGCCTGCACAGgggacaaagacaagctggacACGGAGtcggagaaggagaagagtgaagaggacgaggaggtgaaagaagaagaagaagaggaggaggagctggaaaccAACGGAGAGGAGATGCTGACGTTTCCTCCCTGTGGGATCCTGTCTCCTCTCAGCAAGTCTGTGGAGGCCGTGGTCACTCCTCTGGTCACTCCTCTGGTCACTCCTCTGGTCACTCCTCTG AGACTGGCGGCCGACCAGGAGTCCAACCCTCCATCTTTGCTCCTCAGCCCAGAGGAGaccagccctcctcctcctcctccggagTCTGCTCCTCTTTACAG CATCGACGCCTACCGCACACAGCGACAGAAGAAGCTTCCCACCATTCAGAGCGTCACTCCCGGCGTTCAGAGACGAGCTGCAGAGACGTCCAAGCCTCCGGCGTCCGTCAACACCAAGGAGAAGATCACG GCTCTCAACGAAGAGGCGGTGAAACTTCAGACCGTGATCAACCAGACCCTTCaggctctgagctgctgcaccGATGAGGATCACGGCCGCGGATCCCAGGAGGAGGCTGAAGCTGAGAAACTGCTGCTGGTCTCCT GTGAGAAACGCTCGGCCCTGCTGGCTGAAGTGGCTCGACTCAGGGAGGAGAGGATCTCTGAGTCCGGAGaggaggcggcggtggaggACAGGGACTACGTTTCCCAGCAGCCCTGCAGAGGAACCGTCGCCATCACAAACATCCAGCTTCCTCTCAAGGTGGAATTCGTCTGCTCCTCACACGGCCGAGCAG GTCGACCGAGTCACTACTTCTTCGTCCTGATCCGTTACGGTCCGTGCAACATCGTCGCCACCCCGCTGGCCACGGCCGCCGACGCTCAGAACGGAGACACCATCTCCTTCCCCACGACCGTCACCCT GAGGGATATTCGCTCAACCTTTGAGATCGATGTGGAGGTCTACAGCCTG TCCCACACTTCAGGTAATAGCTGCAGCGTGGACCGGGCCACCACCAAGTCACGG GTCACACCGAGAAAACTTCTGAACACAATCACG agATCCAGTAACAGTCTGACAT ctgctgctgctcttcctgCTCTGAACACTCGTCGCTCCAGTAACTTCTGCCTGGTGGGATCTCATAAGATCAACTTGGCCTCTCTGGGACGCAGCAAGTTCCCTCTGGATAAG ATGAAACTTGAAGGGAAAATCAGGAGGCTGCTGGGAGATGAGTTTCAGGAAAAG gtgccttttctctctcctctagAGGGCAACATCTACCTGCGACTGGAGAGCCATAGCCACTCCAACGTCCAGCACCAAGGCTTCCTG ACGATGTTCGAGCTGATCAGCGGGTTTGGGGTTTGGCATCGTCGATATTTCGTCCTGGAGGGATGTAACATGTTCTACTGGAACCACCCCAACGACAGAGAAACCAAG GAAGCAGAGGGCAGTTTGTCTCTGTCCAGCTCCCCGAGTCAGTGTGTCAGGCCCGTGAAGAGGGACTCGTGTGCTCGACCTTTCACCTTTGAACTGGTGAACATCctccctcagcagcagcagcagcagcagaaccaggaccgggaccaggaccaggaccgggaccagaaCCACAGCCAGGACGTCGTGGCCAA GTGCTGGTTTTCTGCCGACACGAAGCAGGAGAGACTGGACTGGATGGAGAAGCTCAACCAAGCTCTGCTGGACTTTCACACGTGGAACCGAACGCCGGCGGAGAATCAGCAGCCGAACGCGTCCGTCAGCGGAAACCTGAGGGAGAGTATTCTGTAG
- the si:dkey-30c15.10 gene encoding anillin isoform X6, with the protein MEADEESGVNVNMKRQRAPLSDSEDNIFSAPENNSGQKRRRLETAGQENCSPDSPSSSSSSSGRLTELQMKPDTPMVPSVRSRVQQLTQRREGGAPQTLRCVSDPGGDSPSVSVHDKGFREPLLGEREFSQRMERFKAPVFQPPPFSTTTPTQTESCPRTRSNLVSDIHQKLQGSTTPSSKQASRMRQEREQELNQLPFQPISENAWLKRSSSDSSIQGRSPAGSSSPSFSWAHRSNRRFQWPPKPTWDQVHGDAEAKDGSFTDAPSSGAVKASVNIGDAELGSQDETNTAEMIDQMFEEVLEYAGRMEEEERRDEDRDSGIGACTGDKDKLDTESEKEKSEEDEEVKEEEEEEEELETNGEEMLTFPPCGILSPLSKSVEAVVTPLVTPLVTPLVTPLRLAADQESNPPSLLLSPEETSPPPPPPESAPLYSIDAYRTQRQKKLPTIQSVTPGVQRRAAETSKPPASVNTKEKITALNEEAVKLQTVINQTLQALSCCTDEDHGRGSQEEAEAEKLLLVSCEKRSALLAEVARLREERISESGEEAAVEDRDYVSQQPCRGTVAITNIQLPLKVEFVCSSHGRAGRPSHYFFVLIRYGPCNIVATPLATAADAQNGDTISFPTTVTLRDIRSTFEIDVEVYSLSHTSGNSCSVDRATTKSRVTPRKLLNTITRSSNSLTSAAALPALNTRRSSNFCLVGSHKINLASLGRSKFPLDKVPFLSPLEGNIYLRLESHSHSNVQHQGFLTMFELISGFGVWHRRYFVLEGCNMFYWNHPNDRETKEAEGSLSLSSSPSQCVRPVKRDSCARPFTFELVNILPQQQQQQQNQDRDQDQDRDQNHSQDVVAKCWFSADTKQERLDWMEKLNQALLDFHTWNRTPAENQQPNASVSGNLRESIL; encoded by the exons ATGGAAGCAGACGAGGAAAGCGGCGTCAACGTcaacatgaagagacagagagcgcCTCTGTCCGACTCGGAAGACAACATCTTCTCAGCGCCAG agaaCAATAGTGGCCAGAAGCGGCGGCGCCTGGAGACGGCCGGTCAGGAGAACTGTAGTCCTGATTcgccgtcgtcgtcgtcgtcctcctctgGACGTCTCACTGAGCTGCAGATGAAACCAGACACACCGATGGTTCCCTCGGTCCGGTCACGAGTCCAGCAGCTCACCCAGAGACGAGAGG gaggaGCTCCTCAGACCCTGCGGTGCGTCTCGGATCCTGGAGGCGACAGTCCATCAGTCAGTGTCCATGACAAGGGCTTCAGAGAACCTCTGCTGG GTGAGAGGGAGTTCAGTCAGAGGATGGAGCGTTTCAAAGCTCCGGTTTTCCAGCCGCCCCCCTTCAGCACCACCACACCCACCCAGACTGAGTCCTGCCCCCGGACCCGTTCCAACTTAGTGAGCGACATCCATCAGAAGCTGCAGGGCTCCACGACGCCGAGCTCCAAGCAGGCGTCCCGCATGCGGCAG gaacGGGAGCAGGAGTTGAACCAGTTGCCTTTCCAGCCGATCAGTGAGAACGCCTGGTTAAAGAGGAGCAGCTCTGACTCCTCGATACAG GGAAGGAGCCCGGCCGGCTCCTCGTCGCCCTCCTTCTCCTGGGCTCATAGATCTAACCGGAGATTTCAGTGGCCTCCCAAACCCACCTGGGAC cagGTTCACGGTGATGCTGAGGCGAAGGACGGCAGCTTCACCGATGCTCCGTCATCAGGAGCAGTGAAGGCGTCTGTAAATATCGGAG ATGCTGAGCTGGGCTCTCAGGACGAGACCAACACGGCCGAGATGATCGACCAGATGTTCGAGGAGGTGCTGGAGTACgcggggaggatggaggaggaggagagacgggACGAGGACCGGGACAGCGGCATCGGGGCCTGCACAGgggacaaagacaagctggacACGGAGtcggagaaggagaagagtgaagaggacgaggaggtgaaagaagaagaagaagaggaggaggagctggaaaccAACGGAGAGGAGATGCTGACGTTTCCTCCCTGTGGGATCCTGTCTCCTCTCAGCAAGTCTGTGGAGGCCGTGGTCACTCCTCTGGTCACTCCTCTGGTCACTCCTCTGGTCACTCCTCTG AGACTGGCGGCCGACCAGGAGTCCAACCCTCCATCTTTGCTCCTCAGCCCAGAGGAGaccagccctcctcctcctcctccggagTCTGCTCCTCTTTACAG CATCGACGCCTACCGCACACAGCGACAGAAGAAGCTTCCCACCATTCAGAGCGTCACTCCCGGCGTTCAGAGACGAGCTGCAGAGACGTCCAAGCCTCCGGCGTCCGTCAACACCAAGGAGAAGATCACG GCTCTCAACGAAGAGGCGGTGAAACTTCAGACCGTGATCAACCAGACCCTTCaggctctgagctgctgcaccGATGAGGATCACGGCCGCGGATCCCAGGAGGAGGCTGAAGCTGAGAAACTGCTGCTGGTCTCCT GTGAGAAACGCTCGGCCCTGCTGGCTGAAGTGGCTCGACTCAGGGAGGAGAGGATCTCTGAGTCCGGAGaggaggcggcggtggaggACAGGGACTACGTTTCCCAGCAGCCCTGCAGAGGAACCGTCGCCATCACAAACATCCAGCTTCCTCTCAAGGTGGAATTCGTCTGCTCCTCACACGGCCGAGCAG GTCGACCGAGTCACTACTTCTTCGTCCTGATCCGTTACGGTCCGTGCAACATCGTCGCCACCCCGCTGGCCACGGCCGCCGACGCTCAGAACGGAGACACCATCTCCTTCCCCACGACCGTCACCCT GAGGGATATTCGCTCAACCTTTGAGATCGATGTGGAGGTCTACAGCCTG TCCCACACTTCAGGTAATAGCTGCAGCGTGGACCGGGCCACCACCAAGTCACGG GTCACACCGAGAAAACTTCTGAACACAATCACG agATCCAGTAACAGTCTGACAT ctgctgctgctcttcctgCTCTGAACACTCGTCGCTCCAGTAACTTCTGCCTGGTGGGATCTCATAAGATCAACTTGGCCTCTCTGGGACGCAGCAAGTTCCCTCTGGATAAG gtgccttttctctctcctctagAGGGCAACATCTACCTGCGACTGGAGAGCCATAGCCACTCCAACGTCCAGCACCAAGGCTTCCTG ACGATGTTCGAGCTGATCAGCGGGTTTGGGGTTTGGCATCGTCGATATTTCGTCCTGGAGGGATGTAACATGTTCTACTGGAACCACCCCAACGACAGAGAAACCAAG GAAGCAGAGGGCAGTTTGTCTCTGTCCAGCTCCCCGAGTCAGTGTGTCAGGCCCGTGAAGAGGGACTCGTGTGCTCGACCTTTCACCTTTGAACTGGTGAACATCctccctcagcagcagcagcagcagcagaaccaggaccgggaccaggaccaggaccgggaccagaaCCACAGCCAGGACGTCGTGGCCAA GTGCTGGTTTTCTGCCGACACGAAGCAGGAGAGACTGGACTGGATGGAGAAGCTCAACCAAGCTCTGCTGGACTTTCACACGTGGAACCGAACGCCGGCGGAGAATCAGCAGCCGAACGCGTCCGTCAGCGGAAACCTGAGGGAGAGTATTCTGTAG
- the si:dkey-30c15.10 gene encoding anillin isoform X4, whose amino-acid sequence MEADEESGVNVNMKRQRAPLSDSEDNIFSAPENNSGQKRRRLETAGQENCSPDSPSSSSSSSGRLTELQMKPDTPMVPSVRSRVQQLTQRREGGAPQTLRCVSDPGGDSPSVSVHDKGFREPLLGEREFSQRMERFKAPVFQPPPFSTTTPTQTESCPRTRSNLVSDIHQKLQGSTTPSSKQASRMRQEREQELNQLPFQPISENAWLKRSSSDSSIQGRSPAGSSSPSFSWAHRSNRRFQWPPKPTWDQVHGDAEAKDGSFTDAPSSGAVKASVNIGDAELGSQDETNTAEMIDQMFEEVLEYAGRMEEEERRDEDRDSGIGACTGDKDKLDTESEKEKSEEDEEVKEEEEEEEELETNGEEMLTFPPCGILSPLSKSVEAVVTPLVTPLRLAADQESNPPSLLLSPEETSPPPPPPESAPLYSIDAYRTQRQKKLPTIQSVTPGVQRRAAETSKPPASVNTKEKITALNEEAVKLQTVINQTLQALSCCTDEDHGRGSQEEAEAEKLLLVSCEKRSALLAEVARLREERISESGEEAAVEDRDYVSQQPCRGTVAITNIQLPLKVEFVCSSHGRAGRPSHYFFVLIRYGPCNIVATPLATAADAQNGDTISFPTTVTLRDIRSTFEIDVEVYSLSHTSGNSCSVDRATTKSRVTPRKLLNTITRSSNSLTSAAALPALNTRRSSNFCLVGSHKINLASLGRSKFPLDKMKLEGKIRRLLGDEFQEKVPFLSPLEGNIYLRLESHSHSNVQHQGFLTMFELISGFGVWHRRYFVLEGCNMFYWNHPNDRETKEAEGSLSLSSSPSQCVRPVKRDSCARPFTFELVNILPQQQQQQQNQDRDQDQDRDQNHSQDVVAKCWFSADTKQERLDWMEKLNQALLDFHTWNRTPAENQQPNASVSGNLRESIL is encoded by the exons ATGGAAGCAGACGAGGAAAGCGGCGTCAACGTcaacatgaagagacagagagcgcCTCTGTCCGACTCGGAAGACAACATCTTCTCAGCGCCAG agaaCAATAGTGGCCAGAAGCGGCGGCGCCTGGAGACGGCCGGTCAGGAGAACTGTAGTCCTGATTcgccgtcgtcgtcgtcgtcctcctctgGACGTCTCACTGAGCTGCAGATGAAACCAGACACACCGATGGTTCCCTCGGTCCGGTCACGAGTCCAGCAGCTCACCCAGAGACGAGAGG gaggaGCTCCTCAGACCCTGCGGTGCGTCTCGGATCCTGGAGGCGACAGTCCATCAGTCAGTGTCCATGACAAGGGCTTCAGAGAACCTCTGCTGG GTGAGAGGGAGTTCAGTCAGAGGATGGAGCGTTTCAAAGCTCCGGTTTTCCAGCCGCCCCCCTTCAGCACCACCACACCCACCCAGACTGAGTCCTGCCCCCGGACCCGTTCCAACTTAGTGAGCGACATCCATCAGAAGCTGCAGGGCTCCACGACGCCGAGCTCCAAGCAGGCGTCCCGCATGCGGCAG gaacGGGAGCAGGAGTTGAACCAGTTGCCTTTCCAGCCGATCAGTGAGAACGCCTGGTTAAAGAGGAGCAGCTCTGACTCCTCGATACAG GGAAGGAGCCCGGCCGGCTCCTCGTCGCCCTCCTTCTCCTGGGCTCATAGATCTAACCGGAGATTTCAGTGGCCTCCCAAACCCACCTGGGAC cagGTTCACGGTGATGCTGAGGCGAAGGACGGCAGCTTCACCGATGCTCCGTCATCAGGAGCAGTGAAGGCGTCTGTAAATATCGGAG ATGCTGAGCTGGGCTCTCAGGACGAGACCAACACGGCCGAGATGATCGACCAGATGTTCGAGGAGGTGCTGGAGTACgcggggaggatggaggaggaggagagacgggACGAGGACCGGGACAGCGGCATCGGGGCCTGCACAGgggacaaagacaagctggacACGGAGtcggagaaggagaagagtgaagaggacgaggaggtgaaagaagaagaagaagaggaggaggagctggaaaccAACGGAGAGGAGATGCTGACGTTTCCTCCCTGTGGGATCCTGTCTCCTCTCAGCAAGTCTGTGGAGGCCGTGGTCACTCCTCTGGTCACTCCTCTG AGACTGGCGGCCGACCAGGAGTCCAACCCTCCATCTTTGCTCCTCAGCCCAGAGGAGaccagccctcctcctcctcctccggagTCTGCTCCTCTTTACAG CATCGACGCCTACCGCACACAGCGACAGAAGAAGCTTCCCACCATTCAGAGCGTCACTCCCGGCGTTCAGAGACGAGCTGCAGAGACGTCCAAGCCTCCGGCGTCCGTCAACACCAAGGAGAAGATCACG GCTCTCAACGAAGAGGCGGTGAAACTTCAGACCGTGATCAACCAGACCCTTCaggctctgagctgctgcaccGATGAGGATCACGGCCGCGGATCCCAGGAGGAGGCTGAAGCTGAGAAACTGCTGCTGGTCTCCT GTGAGAAACGCTCGGCCCTGCTGGCTGAAGTGGCTCGACTCAGGGAGGAGAGGATCTCTGAGTCCGGAGaggaggcggcggtggaggACAGGGACTACGTTTCCCAGCAGCCCTGCAGAGGAACCGTCGCCATCACAAACATCCAGCTTCCTCTCAAGGTGGAATTCGTCTGCTCCTCACACGGCCGAGCAG GTCGACCGAGTCACTACTTCTTCGTCCTGATCCGTTACGGTCCGTGCAACATCGTCGCCACCCCGCTGGCCACGGCCGCCGACGCTCAGAACGGAGACACCATCTCCTTCCCCACGACCGTCACCCT GAGGGATATTCGCTCAACCTTTGAGATCGATGTGGAGGTCTACAGCCTG TCCCACACTTCAGGTAATAGCTGCAGCGTGGACCGGGCCACCACCAAGTCACGG GTCACACCGAGAAAACTTCTGAACACAATCACG agATCCAGTAACAGTCTGACAT ctgctgctgctcttcctgCTCTGAACACTCGTCGCTCCAGTAACTTCTGCCTGGTGGGATCTCATAAGATCAACTTGGCCTCTCTGGGACGCAGCAAGTTCCCTCTGGATAAG ATGAAACTTGAAGGGAAAATCAGGAGGCTGCTGGGAGATGAGTTTCAGGAAAAG gtgccttttctctctcctctagAGGGCAACATCTACCTGCGACTGGAGAGCCATAGCCACTCCAACGTCCAGCACCAAGGCTTCCTG ACGATGTTCGAGCTGATCAGCGGGTTTGGGGTTTGGCATCGTCGATATTTCGTCCTGGAGGGATGTAACATGTTCTACTGGAACCACCCCAACGACAGAGAAACCAAG GAAGCAGAGGGCAGTTTGTCTCTGTCCAGCTCCCCGAGTCAGTGTGTCAGGCCCGTGAAGAGGGACTCGTGTGCTCGACCTTTCACCTTTGAACTGGTGAACATCctccctcagcagcagcagcagcagcagaaccaggaccgggaccaggaccaggaccgggaccagaaCCACAGCCAGGACGTCGTGGCCAA GTGCTGGTTTTCTGCCGACACGAAGCAGGAGAGACTGGACTGGATGGAGAAGCTCAACCAAGCTCTGCTGGACTTTCACACGTGGAACCGAACGCCGGCGGAGAATCAGCAGCCGAACGCGTCCGTCAGCGGAAACCTGAGGGAGAGTATTCTGTAG
- the si:dkey-30c15.10 gene encoding anillin isoform X3 → MEADEESGVNVNMKRQRAPLSDSEDNIFSAPENNSGQKRRRLETAGQENCSPDSPSSSSSSSGRLTELQMKPDTPMVPSVRSRVQQLTQRREGGAPQTLRCVSDPGGDSPSVSVHDKGFREPLLGEREFSQRMERFKAPVFQPPPFSTTTPTQTESCPRTRSNLVSDIHQKLQGSTTPSSKQASRMRQEREQELNQLPFQPISENAWLKRSSSDSSIQGRSPAGSSSPSFSWAHRSNRRFQWPPKPTWDQVHGDAEAKDGSFTDAPSSGAVKASVNIGDAELGSQDETNTAEMIDQMFEEVLEYAGRMEEEERRDEDRDSGIGACTGDKDKLDTESEKEKSEEDEEVKEEEEEEEELETNGEEMLTFPPCGILSPLSKSVEAVVTPLVTPLVTPLRLAADQESNPPSLLLSPEETSPPPPPPESAPLYSIDAYRTQRQKKLPTIQSVTPGVQRRAAETSKPPASVNTKEKITALNEEAVKLQTVINQTLQALSCCTDEDHGRGSQEEAEAEKLLLVSCEKRSALLAEVARLREERISESGEEAAVEDRDYVSQQPCRGTVAITNIQLPLKVEFVCSSHGRAGRPSHYFFVLIRYGPCNIVATPLATAADAQNGDTISFPTTVTLRDIRSTFEIDVEVYSLSHTSGNSCSVDRATTKSRVTPRKLLNTITRSSNSLTSAAALPALNTRRSSNFCLVGSHKINLASLGRSKFPLDKMKLEGKIRRLLGDEFQEKVPFLSPLEGNIYLRLESHSHSNVQHQGFLTMFELISGFGVWHRRYFVLEGCNMFYWNHPNDRETKEAEGSLSLSSSPSQCVRPVKRDSCARPFTFELVNILPQQQQQQQNQDRDQDQDRDQNHSQDVVAKCWFSADTKQERLDWMEKLNQALLDFHTWNRTPAENQQPNASVSGNLRESIL, encoded by the exons ATGGAAGCAGACGAGGAAAGCGGCGTCAACGTcaacatgaagagacagagagcgcCTCTGTCCGACTCGGAAGACAACATCTTCTCAGCGCCAG agaaCAATAGTGGCCAGAAGCGGCGGCGCCTGGAGACGGCCGGTCAGGAGAACTGTAGTCCTGATTcgccgtcgtcgtcgtcgtcctcctctgGACGTCTCACTGAGCTGCAGATGAAACCAGACACACCGATGGTTCCCTCGGTCCGGTCACGAGTCCAGCAGCTCACCCAGAGACGAGAGG gaggaGCTCCTCAGACCCTGCGGTGCGTCTCGGATCCTGGAGGCGACAGTCCATCAGTCAGTGTCCATGACAAGGGCTTCAGAGAACCTCTGCTGG GTGAGAGGGAGTTCAGTCAGAGGATGGAGCGTTTCAAAGCTCCGGTTTTCCAGCCGCCCCCCTTCAGCACCACCACACCCACCCAGACTGAGTCCTGCCCCCGGACCCGTTCCAACTTAGTGAGCGACATCCATCAGAAGCTGCAGGGCTCCACGACGCCGAGCTCCAAGCAGGCGTCCCGCATGCGGCAG gaacGGGAGCAGGAGTTGAACCAGTTGCCTTTCCAGCCGATCAGTGAGAACGCCTGGTTAAAGAGGAGCAGCTCTGACTCCTCGATACAG GGAAGGAGCCCGGCCGGCTCCTCGTCGCCCTCCTTCTCCTGGGCTCATAGATCTAACCGGAGATTTCAGTGGCCTCCCAAACCCACCTGGGAC cagGTTCACGGTGATGCTGAGGCGAAGGACGGCAGCTTCACCGATGCTCCGTCATCAGGAGCAGTGAAGGCGTCTGTAAATATCGGAG ATGCTGAGCTGGGCTCTCAGGACGAGACCAACACGGCCGAGATGATCGACCAGATGTTCGAGGAGGTGCTGGAGTACgcggggaggatggaggaggaggagagacgggACGAGGACCGGGACAGCGGCATCGGGGCCTGCACAGgggacaaagacaagctggacACGGAGtcggagaaggagaagagtgaagaggacgaggaggtgaaagaagaagaagaagaggaggaggagctggaaaccAACGGAGAGGAGATGCTGACGTTTCCTCCCTGTGGGATCCTGTCTCCTCTCAGCAAGTCTGTGGAGGCCGTGGTCACTCCTCTGGTCACTCCTCTGGTCACTCCTCTG AGACTGGCGGCCGACCAGGAGTCCAACCCTCCATCTTTGCTCCTCAGCCCAGAGGAGaccagccctcctcctcctcctccggagTCTGCTCCTCTTTACAG CATCGACGCCTACCGCACACAGCGACAGAAGAAGCTTCCCACCATTCAGAGCGTCACTCCCGGCGTTCAGAGACGAGCTGCAGAGACGTCCAAGCCTCCGGCGTCCGTCAACACCAAGGAGAAGATCACG GCTCTCAACGAAGAGGCGGTGAAACTTCAGACCGTGATCAACCAGACCCTTCaggctctgagctgctgcaccGATGAGGATCACGGCCGCGGATCCCAGGAGGAGGCTGAAGCTGAGAAACTGCTGCTGGTCTCCT GTGAGAAACGCTCGGCCCTGCTGGCTGAAGTGGCTCGACTCAGGGAGGAGAGGATCTCTGAGTCCGGAGaggaggcggcggtggaggACAGGGACTACGTTTCCCAGCAGCCCTGCAGAGGAACCGTCGCCATCACAAACATCCAGCTTCCTCTCAAGGTGGAATTCGTCTGCTCCTCACACGGCCGAGCAG GTCGACCGAGTCACTACTTCTTCGTCCTGATCCGTTACGGTCCGTGCAACATCGTCGCCACCCCGCTGGCCACGGCCGCCGACGCTCAGAACGGAGACACCATCTCCTTCCCCACGACCGTCACCCT GAGGGATATTCGCTCAACCTTTGAGATCGATGTGGAGGTCTACAGCCTG TCCCACACTTCAGGTAATAGCTGCAGCGTGGACCGGGCCACCACCAAGTCACGG GTCACACCGAGAAAACTTCTGAACACAATCACG agATCCAGTAACAGTCTGACAT ctgctgctgctcttcctgCTCTGAACACTCGTCGCTCCAGTAACTTCTGCCTGGTGGGATCTCATAAGATCAACTTGGCCTCTCTGGGACGCAGCAAGTTCCCTCTGGATAAG ATGAAACTTGAAGGGAAAATCAGGAGGCTGCTGGGAGATGAGTTTCAGGAAAAG gtgccttttctctctcctctagAGGGCAACATCTACCTGCGACTGGAGAGCCATAGCCACTCCAACGTCCAGCACCAAGGCTTCCTG ACGATGTTCGAGCTGATCAGCGGGTTTGGGGTTTGGCATCGTCGATATTTCGTCCTGGAGGGATGTAACATGTTCTACTGGAACCACCCCAACGACAGAGAAACCAAG GAAGCAGAGGGCAGTTTGTCTCTGTCCAGCTCCCCGAGTCAGTGTGTCAGGCCCGTGAAGAGGGACTCGTGTGCTCGACCTTTCACCTTTGAACTGGTGAACATCctccctcagcagcagcagcagcagcagaaccaggaccgggaccaggaccaggaccgggaccagaaCCACAGCCAGGACGTCGTGGCCAA GTGCTGGTTTTCTGCCGACACGAAGCAGGAGAGACTGGACTGGATGGAGAAGCTCAACCAAGCTCTGCTGGACTTTCACACGTGGAACCGAACGCCGGCGGAGAATCAGCAGCCGAACGCGTCCGTCAGCGGAAACCTGAGGGAGAGTATTCTGTAG